GATGGTCACTCAGAGCCTTGTAGACAGCAGCCAGCACCTACAGCAGGGTGGACCAAAGTGGGGTGAGGTGGAAGTGGGGTGAGGTGGAGTTGGGGGGACAAGGGTCACCCCCAGGGGCCCCGACCCAGCTCCCTAGCCCACCTCACTGCCCAGGCAGGCAGGCCACCTACCTTCTCGGTTACATACTGACAACGTTTCAAGTCATGGTCCCCATCAGGAAGGATCTCGGGCTCCACGATGGGCACAATGCCATTCtgtggggtgaggggcagggtAGCAATGAGGCCTCCTAACCCAgagccccacctccagccctccACAGCTATTTGTGCCAAGATCTTATCTCCACGACTCCTGGCTACACAGCCCTCCCGATTCAAAACAGATTGGAGGAGATTAGCCTTCTCCACAGATCCACCCACATAATCCCTATTCTGCCCTTCTGCTCACAGAGCCCTTGATGAACCCAAGCCTGGAGCTTGGTGAGGATTCAGAGTGGGCTAAGCTGGCAGATGGGTGGTAGGCCATCTGATACACTGGAATGGAATAGGTGGGACGTGGCCTGCTGGGAACCTACGGGCCCACCTGCTGGCAGATGCTGGCATAACGGGCCAGGACGTTGGCGTTTTCCATGATGGCGAGGGAAGAAGGGGTGTGTTCCCCGATCTTCAGCACACAACGCCACTTGGCAAAGTCAGCTCCGTCCTTCTTATACTGGGCACAGCGCTCCGACAGCCCATCCAGCCCTGAAGAGGGGACGGAGGGGTCAGAGCCTGCCAGCGGAGGGGGCAGGTGGCTCCCACATGGCCCGGGCACCCAGAGGGGTGCTGACCAGGGTGGGCTGGTCAGTAGGGCCAGGAGCTAAGTGGCTCTCACCTTGGGTGGTCGTCTCGCCATTTGTTCCTGCCAGGGGTACCACACCTTTGTCTACCTGCGGGAGTGGAGAGCAACAAGATAGGATGGGAAGTAGTCTCTGGTGCCCTTTTTTCAATctttgatcagggaactagatctcacacacCACAAACAAGTTtgcttgccgcaactaaagaACTTGTGTTCCGCAATGAGGAGCGAAGATTCTGTgtgtcgcaactaagacccagtgcagccagataaatagtatttaaaaaacaacaaaaaaactcttGCTCTAGagtctttttctcctctgtagCCCCACCCTGTCCCAGCTTTACTTCATCTCTCAAGTATCCTTCCTGGTTTGCCAGTGTTTCACTTAgccatggtatctggtcccaagAGGCAAGATACACGCAGACAGCTTGAACTCTACCATTTACTAAGTGTGAGCAAAACACTTCATGGCCTTGAGCTTCTGGTTTTTCAATGGCATAACATGTGGCTTTTAAAATCACAAGGATTAAAATGCCAAGCAAGTCCCATAAGTTACTGGCTTCTTACACACAATTTGGAGGTGATCGGGGCAGACTCCACCCAAGTCTCTCCACCCAGTTCATCCCCACCCCGACCCCTGCCTGTTATCCTGGATTTCCTTGCCCCTCATCCatctcactgggcttcccaggtggtggcagtggtaaagaacccgcctgccaacgcaggagacataagaggcgcagcaggttcgatccctgggttggaaagatcgcctggaggaggacaggataacccactccagtattctcgcctggagaattccatggacagaggcggctgtgggctatggtccatagggttgcaaagagtcggacatgactgaagcgacttagcacacgcacatCCTTCTCACATTTCCCACCCCAAGGCCTGGCCCCCTCACCTTGATGCCCACGACGCCGCCCTTGGCTTTGATAACTTGGGGGAAGGGACGCCCATCATCGGCCTTCTGGTAGAGCGTCTCGTGGAAGAGGATGACGCCCCCAATGCAGGGATTCACGCGGTCGTCGGCGGTCAGCAGCAGTTGGCGGTAGAAGCGCCGGTTCTCCTCCGTGTTCTCGGTACCAATGGACTGCAGTCGCTTGGCAATgctccctggaggaaagcatCACATGGGGATTACGGGGGTCAGTCAGCCCCTCAACCCCACCCCTGGACCCTCCTCCCCTTGTGCCCTGCCCGCACCGGTGGACTCATCTGCAGCCAGGATGCCCTTGCCCGGAGCCACAATCCGGTGAGCGATGTCACAGAGCTC
The sequence above is drawn from the Cervus canadensis isolate Bull #8, Minnesota chromosome 32, ASM1932006v1, whole genome shotgun sequence genome and encodes:
- the ALDOA gene encoding fructose-bisphosphate aldolase A; its protein translation is MPHQYPALTPEQKKELCDIAHRIVAPGKGILAADESTGSIAKRLQSIGTENTEENRRFYRQLLLTADDRVNPCIGGVILFHETLYQKADDGRPFPQVIKAKGGVVGIKVDKGVVPLAGTNGETTTQGLDGLSERCAQYKKDGADFAKWRCVLKIGEHTPSSLAIMENANVLARYASICQQNGIVPIVEPEILPDGDHDLKRCQYVTEKVLAAVYKALSDHHIYLEGTLLKPNMVTPGHACTQKYSHEEIAMATVTALRRTVPPAVPGITFLSGGQSEEEASINLNAINKCPLLKPWALTFSYGRALQASALKAWGGKKENLKAAQEEYVKRALANSLACQGKYTPSGKAGAAASESLFISNHAY